One Gossypium hirsutum isolate 1008001.06 chromosome A08, Gossypium_hirsutum_v2.1, whole genome shotgun sequence genomic window, CTGATTGAGGGAATAATTGATCAAGTTGAGGGAACAATTCATGTCTCTTAGGTGCAGCCACGAGTTTTGGGGATTCCACAGATCAAATCCTTGCGTGACTGATTGGATAACTGGACGGGAAAAGTACATAATATGCTTGGTTATCAATTGAGGCTGAAACACCTGATCTCGTTACATCAtgaatttttttctctaattCCTTTCTGCCATTGTAACAATTTTGTTATTTGAAAAGGGTAAGAAAAAGGGAAAGTGAAATGATGAGCAATGAGGATAGAGATAAGCGTTTGTCATTTGCGGGTAGAGCCATCTTTGTATGATTCCTTTAGTAGGTATTGTTTGATCCTTAAATCTCTGTTTTGAAAGGAGCGGCTCATGTACTAAACTTGTAACTTTTTGGCATTTGTTGGATCTACAATGGCACTGAAATGCCTAAGGACATGGCTAACACTGCAAACACCAACCCTATCTTtcattttgtattgggatttttcattagatacaaTCAGATATGATCCACTTTTGTGGATGGAAGTGCATTTTCATTTCAGATTAGATATTTTTCTATATGTTCTATATATTGTTCGGCTTCAATACATTACTAGACAAGCTGCTGCTACTTAgttatttaattacaaatatgttGATTAGTTTTTACCATTTACATGTGATGTGAATGAATCTTATAGGATTATTGTCAATCTTGAACAATTAAACCATttgattgatatatttaatttgatttatttatttataaataaatcattgcaatatatgtaaaaataatttaaaatataaaaatttattaatatatatgtaaaacaatttaatatatgtaaaataacttttccggaaaatattttcaggaaatctgtcaaacagcagaaaacattttacacagattcaatcaaacaccagaaaatattttccagtaaatcattttacagaaaagtaaaacattttccagaaatcattttccagaaaacaTTTTACagccaatcaaacagacccttagtatcttttcaattttaaaacacaattaaatttattaggttaaattttgttattaattttgcATTGTACATAAGTTATAgatttaataattgttttttaatatttatattttttaaattttaaaatattaaatataaattcaaatgatagtttttaaatctattaattaatatattatgtagcTGTTGTGTGAGTATTATATGGAACTAACAACTTCACATAATATTACGtatgtaataataaatttattgtattaaattttttaaaattaaaaaattcactatttaaactaagactaaaattaaaataattaaattgaagtaCGAAGGTTACATTCACAACTCGAGTAAAGTATAAGAACTAATagcagtatttaaaaaaaaagaaaaagagaagaatacGAAGAAGTTTGATGTATAAGTATTATCACTATTCCATTACTTATGGTTTCAATGTCCAGCCTTTCATTCATTCTAGTCCTGGCGTCCCATTTTCCAAGCCCCGCctgtaattaaaatattcatttcttTTGTAATCCTTGTTTTACACTATAGTAGACTACATTGAcgtaccaaaaatatatatatataaaaaaaaagacagTGCACCTCTTTAAATGAGGCCAACCCACCCCCAGTAGCAGCAGCAGTTTGCCAGATGCTGTTTCTCTTTTCTTGcaccctctctctctctctctctctctctctctttctgcAATAATGGTGAGTCCACCATTTTCTTCATAAGCCCTTCTCTTCTTCAAAATTCAAACCCAAGAAAACCATGGTAactctttcctttccatttttaatttttcaattcttGGGTTCATCTCACTTAAGCTAAttcaattagggttttttttttggcttttgtttttGCAGCTGTTTTCTTCACATCTACCTCGTTGGCTTCAAGTTCTTCTTACTGAGAAATTCTTCAACGCTTGCATAATTCATGAAGATGCCAAGAAAAACGAGAAGAATATATATTGCTTGGACTGTTGTATCAGTATTTGCCCTAACTGCTTATCCCCTCACAGCTCTCACCGCCTCTTACAGGTTCCAACATCtttcaattttcttcttcttcttccttccaatTCTTCATGGAAGCATGACTTCATGTTTTTTTGCAGATAAGAAGGTATGTCTATCATGATGTTATAAGGCTGGATGATGCAACAAGATTAATGGACTGTGCTTTTGTCCAAGTAAGTCATAATTCAGACATTCAAAAAGCATGTTCTTTTGAaaaccctttttctttcttttttttttggttaattgaattaccccttcacttttttttttctatgcaTGCTTAGATATTCATGAAACTGTTGATTTATTCCTAATGAAAAAACGAAGCCTTCGCTAGAAAATTCGAGTCATGTAATCATTTCATTTGAGCATTGATTACCAACCATCTTACTGTATACTTAACCAACTGATAAAATAACAGTGAAATTtccagaagaaaaaaaaaaagtgtctgAATTATGAAAGAATATTTCGTTATTGTTCAATGATACTCACTGCTTctccatttttatatttagtcataCATAACAAATAGCGCAAAAGTGATATTTATAAACCAAAGGCCACAAACAAGACAGTTCAGAGGCTCCGGCAACTTCTGCAATACCTGCGACAGAAGCCTGCAAGAACCTTATCTCTTTTGCTCTCTCTCCTGCAAGgttccatttttttcttcttttttaatcgTATAATTCCATAAACACCATCTCTCAACAGTCAACACCATAAAAAAAAATCCTCTTTTTTTTCAAGCAGGTTAATGATCTGTTAAGAGCAGAAGATGGGGTTTCAAAGTTCTTGTTCGAGTGCAATTTCTTACCTTTACCAGAAGCGGGTTCGGAGGATTATGGTTTGGTGACACCGGACTCAGTCCTTGAACCATCTGGTTCGACCGGGTCTGGTGGGTACGGGGAAGTGTCACTCACATCCACTGCTACGACGGAAATTGTGAGAAAGAAGAGGAGTAGCTTAAAAGCATGTCGACCGACATGCCCTCCGACAGTATCCGAAGTTTCGGGAAGTTTGATGAACCGGAGAAAGAAAACTCCCCAACGAGCTCCACTCTATTGAATTTGATGGCCTAAGGAAATGAAAGCATAGAAAGATAGAGAGAGAGGTAAGGGAGATTGGGACATTGTTGGTATTTTATGATTTCATTTAAAAAGTCAAGTTACATAAGAAAAATGATTGCCCCAAATCCCATTTTGTTCATGTAAAACTCTCCTCTCCTATtgcaatttattattttttcacccTTTTACAtagttatattatattattgtgAGTAATACTTGTATTATTCCGTTATTACCCTTTTTCTGCTCTACGTTTTATTTTAGGTGGAGATAATAAGGACGATTAATAAGTGATATGTGTAAATTACAAATCCAGAACTGTCTCTTTCTGGTTCTTTTTCATGGCTTTATCTTTTTGGTTTCCTTGGACAGAATAGGGTCATTTTCTATTCTTTACTGTTTCCCATCCCCAATGTCTTGACTTGACTAGTCTAATATACTAATTTTGCTTGGAACTTGATATACATTAATTTAGTGATTAATAATATATACTTTATTTAGGGTATGTTCTTTtcatctatatatatttatagaattATTAGGCTTGCTACTTTGAGATATGTGTAGACCACTCCCTCTACAGTTTCTTCTGCTTAAAAAGAGAAGAGATATACTGTTTTTACTtgattcttttcctttttaattattgGGGTTACTGATAAAAGGATAGCTTTTCATCAAATTTTCCAGGAAAAACTTAAGCTTTTTACAGTGCAATAGTGTATTACCCAGCTTAGTCGCTTTTTAGTTCAATAGTCATTTCCATTGTGTCAAACTTTTCCTTTTTCCTATCCCTCTTTTCTAAAAAGGTAGCTAAAAAAACAGGTTTTTGTGTCTGGCTCTTCCATTCAAGATCTACGGCTAGATTGTTGACAAATTTCTCATCCACATAGCAGCAATGTTGAGCCATGCAAATAAGCTTAGCAAAAATATGAAATGCGACATCATTGGTTCAGACTTCAAATTTAATCGGGACTTTTGTAGACCAAAAAGAACATATAATGAGACAAGTACTTGGACAGGTAATAAGAATGGTGAGGTAGGTGTCATGCATGTTCCTCCTGCAATGTTTTCTACAAATTCCAATGGACCCTTCAATAATGTTGCAAGTTATCCATACTTCTCTAATTTTAGCTATCTTCAATATAGAAAAGAATGAACAGAAGAGACAGTAATGGCCATTATTTGGTTCTCTTTCCTCAAAATGTTACACCTTAATCCATTTCTTTACACAATAATGACTaggacaaaaaaagaaaaaatttgaaggTTCATGAGGATGTTGGGAAAAATGTCGTTGAGAAATGAAGGGTGTATAGTGTAGATAGGAGGGCTTTATTTGGTCACCTGAAGCAAGCACAAGTGTTTGGCATTTATTGATCCTCCCCAGCTGTGGGTTTCCGCCACGTATGAGGATGTGTATTGGCTCTTTGTCATTATCTGCACCCTGCAAATGAATACACAAGTTGTATAGCTTTCATCAGAACAAGCTTTGAATTTTGAAGCATGCATTGCCGACCTTTGTATTTAAAGAGTGTTTCAATTCCTTGGCTTTTGTATACCATAAATAAAATGGTCCCCAAAATGGCTACCATTCTTGCTCGCTCTAGCTTTTGCTTGCACAAGTGATACAGTTAATCACCATCAATCTCATGTTTGTAGCAAAATTTATGTGCTGCTTCTTCTCTGCCTTGTATTGTAAATGCCATTGCTTGGCGTTGTTGATTGTTCAAAATCTCTGACAGGAAAAGGAATGAAGAGAGGGAATCGATTTTCTTTTCCTTCACACAATCTAAAAATGGGTCCAGAAGTTACAGTAAGGTTGCCTTCGCATCGGC contains:
- the LOC107935865 gene encoding protein RGF1 INDUCIBLE TRANSCRIPTION FACTOR 1, which codes for MLFSSHLPRWLQVLLTEKFFNACIIHEDAKKNEKNIYCLDCCISICPNCLSPHSSHRLLQIRRYVYHDVIRLDDATRLMDCAFVQSYITNSAKVIFINQRPQTRQFRGSGNFCNTCDRSLQEPYLFCSLSCKVNDLLRAEDGVSKFLFECNFLPLPEAGSEDYGLVTPDSVLEPSGSTGSGGYGEVSLTSTATTEIVRKKRSSLKACRPTCPPTVSEVSGSLMNRRKKTPQRAPLY